Proteins co-encoded in one Acidobacteriota bacterium genomic window:
- the cydB gene encoding cytochrome d ubiquinol oxidase subunit II has translation MNLDLNVVWYVLVGVLLTGYAILDGFDLGVGALHLFTKTDEERRLAINSIGPVWDGNEVWLVTGGGALFAAFPHVYATIFSGFYLALVLLLFGLIFRAVAIEFRSKQPMGWWRQMWDVSFSVSSILSALLLGVALGNVAWGIPLAPDHEFAGTFLGLLHPYALLVGVTTVALFMMHGSIYLTLKTEGALHDKVRSWINNTIIFFIICYATTTMATLLYVPHMVAIFKDHPGLFVVALANMLAVANIPREIYHGRDFYAFLSSCAAMAALMALFGLGMLPNLVYSNPNPDLSLTIYNAASSQKTLGIMLVIALIGVPLVLAYTASIYWVFRGKVKLDAQSY, from the coding sequence ATGAACCTCGATCTGAACGTCGTCTGGTACGTCCTGGTGGGCGTGCTCCTCACCGGCTACGCCATCCTCGATGGCTTCGACCTGGGCGTCGGCGCTCTGCACCTGTTCACGAAGACCGACGAGGAGCGCCGGCTCGCCATCAATTCCATCGGCCCCGTGTGGGACGGCAACGAGGTCTGGCTCGTCACCGGCGGGGGCGCGCTCTTCGCCGCCTTCCCCCACGTGTACGCCACGATCTTCTCCGGCTTCTACCTGGCCCTGGTCCTGCTTCTCTTCGGGCTCATCTTCCGGGCCGTGGCCATCGAGTTCCGGAGCAAGCAGCCCATGGGATGGTGGCGGCAAATGTGGGACGTCTCCTTCAGCGTGTCCAGCATCCTCTCCGCTCTCCTCCTCGGCGTGGCCCTCGGAAACGTCGCCTGGGGAATTCCGCTGGCTCCGGACCACGAATTCGCAGGGACCTTCCTTGGCCTTCTCCATCCCTACGCGCTTCTCGTGGGCGTCACCACCGTGGCCCTCTTCATGATGCACGGCTCCATCTACCTGACGTTGAAGACCGAGGGCGCCCTCCACGACAAGGTGCGGTCCTGGATCAACAACACGATCATCTTCTTCATCATCTGCTACGCCACCACGACCATGGCCACCCTTCTGTACGTGCCCCACATGGTGGCCATCTTCAAGGACCACCCGGGCCTCTTCGTGGTGGCCCTGGCGAACATGCTGGCCGTGGCCAACATACCCAGGGAGATCTACCACGGGCGGGACTTTTACGCGTTCCTCTCCTCCTGCGCGGCGATGGCGGCCCTCATGGCCCTCTTCGGGCTCGGCATGCTCCCGAACCTGGTGTACTCGAATCCGAATCCCGATCTCAGCCTCACGATCTACAACGCGGCCTCCTCGCAGAAGACGCTGGGCATCATGCTCGTCATCGCGCTCATCGGCGTGCCCCTGGTGCTCGCGTATACGGCCAGCATCTACTGGGTGTTTAGGGGGAAAGTGAAGCTGGACGCCCAATCCTATTGA
- a CDS encoding cytochrome ubiquinol oxidase subunit I: MDALLLARIQFAWTIAFHYIFPPMTIGLGLLLVVMEGMYLKTKKPLYHAMTRFWVRVFGLIFAVGVASGIVMEFQFGTNWSTYSRYVGDVFGSALAAEGIFAFFLESGFLAILLFGWDKVSPRMHFFSTVMVSLGSMFSAVWIIVANSWQQTPAGFHIVGEGAMARAEVTDFWQVVFNPSTVDRLVHVLLGALLTGSFFVLSVSAFYLLKKRHVEFAKASMRIALAVAIAASLAQLVSGHSSAQVVAEHQPAKLAAFEGLYPETSAGAPLTLFGWVDEKEEKVKFGVAVPGLLSLLLHGNSGAPVTGLRAFRPEDRPPVNLVFQSYHAMVAIGMAILLLSLASALYWWRGKLFETRWLLWGWVAAVVLPHLANQLGWMSAEVGRQPWIVQGLLRTSEGLSKVVSAGETLTSLLLFTLVYVLLFVLFIYLLDHKIKEGPVEAGPEKGGHRA, encoded by the coding sequence ATGGATGCACTGTTGTTGGCACGGATCCAGTTCGCATGGACCATCGCCTTCCACTACATCTTCCCTCCCATGACCATCGGGCTGGGGCTCCTGCTCGTGGTCATGGAGGGGATGTACCTGAAGACGAAGAAGCCCCTCTACCACGCCATGACGCGCTTCTGGGTGCGGGTCTTCGGGCTCATCTTCGCCGTGGGGGTGGCCTCGGGAATCGTCATGGAGTTCCAGTTCGGCACGAACTGGTCCACGTATTCCCGCTACGTGGGCGACGTCTTCGGCAGCGCCCTGGCGGCCGAGGGCATCTTCGCCTTCTTTCTCGAATCCGGGTTTCTCGCCATCCTCCTCTTCGGATGGGACAAGGTGAGCCCCCGGATGCACTTCTTCTCCACGGTCATGGTCTCCCTCGGCTCCATGTTCAGCGCCGTTTGGATCATCGTCGCCAATTCCTGGCAGCAGACGCCCGCCGGATTCCACATCGTGGGCGAAGGGGCCATGGCCCGCGCGGAGGTCACGGACTTCTGGCAGGTCGTCTTCAACCCCTCCACGGTGGACCGGCTCGTCCACGTGCTCCTCGGCGCCCTCCTGACGGGATCCTTCTTCGTCCTGTCCGTCTCTGCTTTCTACCTGTTGAAGAAGCGACACGTCGAGTTCGCCAAGGCCTCCATGCGGATCGCCCTGGCCGTGGCCATCGCGGCGTCCCTGGCGCAGCTCGTGTCGGGCCATTCGAGCGCCCAGGTCGTGGCCGAGCACCAGCCCGCCAAGCTGGCCGCCTTCGAGGGGCTTTATCCCGAAACCTCTGCAGGGGCTCCGCTGACCCTCTTCGGCTGGGTGGACGAGAAGGAGGAAAAGGTCAAGTTCGGCGTGGCCGTGCCCGGACTCCTCAGCCTCCTCCTTCACGGGAACTCGGGCGCGCCGGTGACGGGCCTGAGGGCCTTTCGTCCGGAAGACCGCCCCCCCGTGAACCTCGTCTTCCAGAGCTACCACGCCATGGTCGCCATCGGGATGGCGATCCTCCTCCTCAGCCTCGCGTCCGCCCTGTACTGGTGGCGCGGCAAGCTCTTCGAGACGAGGTGGCTCCTCTGGGGCTGGGTGGCCGCCGTGGTTCTTCCGCACCTGGCGAACCAGCTCGGCTGGATGTCCGCGGAGGTGGGGCGCCAGCCGTGGATCGTCCAGGGGCTCCTGAGGACGAGCGAGGGGCTCTCGAAGGTCGTGTCCGCCGGAGAGACCCTCACTTCCCTCCTCCTCTTCACGCTCGTGTACGTTCTCCTGTTCGTCCTGTTCATCTACCTCCTGGACCACAAGATCAAGGAGGGCCCCGTGGAGGCAGGGCCCGAGAAGGGGGGGCACCGGGCATGA
- a CDS encoding Rrf2 family transcriptional regulator, producing the protein MIGIGRQTDYAARIVLHLASLEPGARVTAGEIARKRLIPPVLIRRIVSRLSSAGILRTARGSGGGIALARPARKVSLREVVEAMEGQVALNGCVVNPGDCPLSDLCPVQRAWCRASRQLASALGKIRFSDLAASMTPKSASGGPPPSGKGRRGAKEAKS; encoded by the coding sequence GGCAGACGGACTACGCGGCGCGGATCGTCCTCCACCTGGCGAGCCTCGAGCCCGGCGCCCGCGTGACGGCCGGCGAGATCGCGCGCAAGCGCCTCATCCCCCCGGTCCTCATCCGCCGGATCGTGAGCCGCTTGTCTTCGGCGGGCATCCTCCGGACGGCCAGGGGGAGCGGCGGTGGAATCGCCCTCGCGCGGCCGGCCCGAAAGGTCAGCCTCCGGGAGGTCGTGGAGGCCATGGAGGGGCAGGTGGCCCTCAACGGCTGCGTGGTGAACCCTGGGGATTGCCCCCTTTCGGACCTATGCCCCGTCCAGCGGGCGTGGTGCCGGGCCAGCCGCCAGTTGGCCTCGGCCCTGGGCAAGATCCGCTTCTCGGATCTGGCCGCCTCCATGACCCCGAAATCCGCGTCAGGGGGGCCGCCCCCGTCTGGCAAGGGACGCCGAGGCGCCAAGGAGGCGAAATCGTGA